From the Malus domestica chromosome 17, GDT2T_hap1 genome, one window contains:
- the LOC103404702 gene encoding transmembrane ascorbate ferrireductase 2-like, whose protein sequence is MAAVPVVRFPILSAVRVIGVIVATLVLTWNVHFRGGLALISDDKSLIFNVHPVLMVIGLILLNGEAMLAYKTVSGTKNLKKLVHLTLQFLAFCVSIIGVWAALKFHNDKGIDNFYSLHSWLGLACLFLFTLQWAAGFVTYWFPGGSKHSRANLLPWHVFFGVYTYALAVVTVTTGILEKVTFLQTHQVISRYSTEALLVNSLGILVIVLGGFVILAVITPMNDNRGDVLRGPIE, encoded by the exons atggcggCGGTTCCGGTCGTCCGGTTCCCGATCTTGAGTGCAGTGAGGGTTATAGGAGTGATAGTGGCGACTCTGGTGCTCACGTGGAACGTTCATTTCCGCGGTGGATTGGCTCTCATCTCCGATGACAAAAGTCTTATTTTCAAT GTGCATCCAGTATTAATGGTGATTGGGTTGATACTGCTCAATGGAGAAG CCATGCTAGCATACAAGACAGTTTCAGGaacaaaaaacttgaaaaaactaGTTCATCTTACACTACAATTCCTTGCCTTTTGCGTAAGCATCATCGGCGTATGGGCTGCTTTGAAGTTCCACAACGATAAGGGCATTGACAACTTCTACAGTCTGCATTCCTGGTTGGGTCTAGCTTGCCTATTCCTCTTCACCCTCCAG TGGGCTGCTGGATTTGTAACGTATTGGTTCCCAGGAGGCTCGAAACACAGCAGAGCTAACTTGCTGCCATGGCATGTATTTTTCGGTGTATATACTTACGCCCTTGCTGTTGTTACAGTAACTACTGGTATTTTAGAAAAAGTCACCTTCCTCCAAACCCACCAAGTAATCTCACGCTATTCGACCGAGGCTTTGCTCGTGAACTCTCTCGGAATATTGGTCATTGTTCTGGGAGGTTTTGTTATCCTTGCCGTTATTACTCCGATGAATGATAATAGAGGTGATGTTCTCAGAGGACCAATAGAGTAA